One window of Raphanus sativus cultivar WK10039 unplaced genomic scaffold, ASM80110v3 Scaffold1102, whole genome shotgun sequence genomic DNA carries:
- the LOC108851467 gene encoding uncharacterized protein LOC108851467 has translation MGGHGGLNILPQKRWNVYNFDNREKVRKDEEAAAKEAQIQREEARKRDAQSRLEVLRNVRGLAPLKRPSPPEADKVKDTPAPPSPAIASTSAAKAVKIAEPEEPKTGHINLFEGIKIFDPIELPKKDGNKPGEEEDHRRKKMRKEAAATARASAKDAAARAGDPDEEKYRLGYGVAGKGVKLPWYVENKRKYAEDDRVGGGEEEDGRSECKKKKSGKKSLKELREERLKRERVEKERERALFRKQSQRSGGFSRR, from the coding sequence ATGGGAGGCCACGGCGGTTTGAACATCCTGCCGCAGAAGCGGTGGAACGTGTACAACTTCGACAACAGAGAGAAAGTCCGCAAAGACGAGGAAGCCGCCGCCAAGGAAGCTCAGATCCAGCGCGAGGAAGCCAGGAAACGCGACGCCCAGTCTCGTCTCGAGGTCCTCCGCAACGTCCGCGGCTTGGCTCCTCTCAAACGACCTTCTCCTCCCGAGGCAGACAAGGTCAAAGATACTCCCGCTCCTCCCTCTCCCGCAATTGCTTCAACCTCCGCGGCGAAGGCTGTGAAGATTGCTGAGCCGGAGGAGCCGAAGACAGGCCACATCAACCTCTTCGAAGGGATTAAGATCTTCGATCCGATCGAGTTACCGAAGAAGGATGGCAATAAGCCTGGGGAGGAGGAGGATCacaggaggaagaagatgaggaaaGAAGCCGCCGCGACTGCGAGAGCCTCTGCGAAGGATGCTGCAGCGAGAGCAGGGGATCCGGATGAGGAGAAGTATAGGTTGGGGTATGGTGTTGCTGGTAAAGGAGTGAAGCTTCCTTGGTACGTTGAGAACAAACGCAAGTATGCAGAAGATGATAGAGTTGGTGGTGGTGAGGAGGAGGATGGTAGAAGTGaatgtaagaagaagaagagtgggAAGAAGAGCTTGAAGGAGCTGAGGGAAGAGCGGTTGAAGAGGGAGAGGGTTGAGAAGGAAAGAGAGAGGGCACTTTTCAGGAAACAGAGCCAGAGAAGCGGTGGCTTTTCACGTAGATGA
- the LOC108851468 gene encoding putative cysteine-rich receptor-like protein kinase 12: MRTVVAIVVATFVFIIIIIIIIFVVLARRFARRGKSDQQVEFNQTGITTVRSLQFDFKTIEVATDNFSERNKIGRGGFGDVFKGTLMPGGKEVAVKRLSRTSEQGEKEFKNEVIVHNSYGYNSDVPVLV; the protein is encoded by the exons ATGAGGACTGTTGTAGCAATAGTTGTTGCTACTTTTGTattcatcatcattatcatcatcatcatctttgttGTTCTTGCTCGCCGGTTTGCTAGAAGGGGAAAATCAGACCAACAAGTTGAGTTTAATCAAA CTGGTATCACAACTGTACGCTCCCTACAGTTCGATTTCAAGACAATTGAAGTTGCAACAGATAATTTTTCAGAGCGCAATAAAATTGGCCGAGGTGGATTTGGAGATGTTTTCAAg GGCACATTAATGCCTGGTGGAAAAGAAGTTGCAGTGAAAAGGTTGTCAAGAACATCAGAACAAGGTGAGAAAGAGTTCAAGAATGAGGTTATTGTACATAACTCCTATGGCTATAACTCCGATGTTCCTGTTCTAGTTTGA
- the LOC108850155 gene encoding putative 57 kDa heat shock protein yields MPVMNIGPVPQSHDGFYATNNPYQVNGPKGFTEFKLMEENEDLYARLDFPGVTKESVRILVEPMKKAVFVFGDAPKEFRHDSSHRKYGAATGLICDCCEISNIRCYVGDGVVRLVLSKKKINRHVPSSCSFGGATLPNVPFLGHIIHGYNPEVAGGHPLAHLRGHNPEGRLGTNPLDPAFTGPVTLPNPSVLEGSTSAYESKHLPNGGLFLRIDMPGVPSDRFTATVESDGGITVSGQAPPSMHDSSGREYRGKVAVVPLGYDNRRIKVIAKHGVIRLIIMVVPLTVAPPSSDGFYAVNNPFLVSGPKGFTEFKMLENEDMFIRIDFPGVPQDSIKVRIDPTKKAVSIDAVAPKEHKHDSSARIYGSTTGLVCRCCEISGMVSHMSDGVLRLHLSKTHAPSPSPSCISFLGGPDREDRCSTGPHKFPHGTDPHDPALTGPLLERHPCVNIGSDMAYEWKILPNGGLYVRVDMPGVPKDRFTVSVVNGRVTVTGDAPAVSLDYGGRFYSGEVATLDSNVSIPGRKIKTIAKNGVIRLIIPPI; encoded by the exons ATGGGTTTTACGCAACGAATAATCCGTATCAGGTGAACGGGCCGAAAGGGTTTACTGAGTTCAAGCTCATGGAAGAGAACGAGGATCTGTACGCGAGGCTCGATTTCCCTGGAGTAACCAAAGAAAGTGTGAGAATCCTAGTGGAGCCAATGAAGAAGGCTGTTTTTGTGTTCGGAGACGCACCGAAAGAGTTCAGACACGATTCTTCTCACCGCAAATACGGAGCCGCCACGGGACTTATCTGCGATTGTTGTGAGATCAGTAACATTCGGTGTTATGTTGGAGATGGTGTCGTCAGGCTCGTTCTCTCCAAGAAGAAGATCAATCGTCATGTCCCTTCCTCCTGTTCTT TTGGAGGTGCCACATTGCCTAATGTTCCTTTCCTTG GTCACATAATTCATGGGTATAACCCAGAAG TTGCAGGCGGCCATCCCCTTG CTCATCTTCGTGGACATAACCCAGAag GTCGCCTTGGCACTAACCCTCTTG ATCCGGCGTTTACAGGTCCGGTCACACTACCCAACCCTTCAGTGTTGGAGGGATCCACGAGTGCGTACGAATCAAAGCATCTCCCAAACGGCGGTCTCTTCCTGCGTATTGACATGCCCGGCGTCCCCAGCGATCGTTTCACGGCGACGGTGGAAAGTGACGGTGGCATCACTGTCAGCGGACAAGCTCCTCCATCTATGCATGACTCGAGTGGGCGTGAGTACAGAGGCAAGGTCGCCGTCGTTCCTCTAGGGTATGACAACCGTCGGATCAAAGTAATCGCCAAACATGGTGTCATCCGCCTTATT ATAATGGTGGTCCCTCTTACCGTTGCTCCTCCATCTAGCG ATGGGTTTTACGCGGTTAACAACCCGTTTCTTGTAAGTGGACCAAAAGGGTTCACAGAGTTCAAGATGCTTGAGAACGAGGACATGTTCATCCGGATTGACTTCCCCGGTGTTCCACAAGACAGCATAAAGGTCAGGATCGACCCGACCAAGAAAGCTGTGTCTATCGACGCCGTCGCACCGAAAGAGCACAAACATGACTCTTCTGCTCGGATCTACGGCTCCACTACTGGTCTCGTCTGTAGATGCTGCGAGATCTCCGGCATGGTCTCACACATGTCGGACGGTGTTCTCAGGCTTCACCTCTCCAAGACCCACGCCCCATCACCAAGCCCTTCATGCATCT CGTTTCTTGGTGGCCCAGACCGAGAAG ATCGCTGTAGCACGGGTCCTCACAAGTTTCCTCACGGCACGGATCCACATG ACCCGGCGTTAACCGGTCCGTTACTGGAGCGACACCCATGCGTGAACATAGGCTCGGATATGGCCTATGAGTGGAAGATTCTCCCTAACGGCGGCTTATACGTGCGTGTAGACATGCCGGGTGTTCCCAAAGACAGGTTCACCGTCTCCGTCGTGAATGGGAGAGTGACGGTGACTGGTGATGCTCCTGCCGTTAGCCTTGACTACGGTGGCCGGTTCTACTCTGGTGAGGTGGCTACGCTCGACAGCAATGTTAGCATTCCTGGCCGTAAGATCAAGACCATTGCCAAGAACGGTGTGATCCGTTTGATCATCCCTCCCATCTGA